A window of Exiguobacterium sibiricum 7-3 genomic DNA:
AACTCTACTTCTTTTATTTCGGTTTCCATTTTTCGGCCGAGATTTTCAGCCAACGTTTCAGCTACTGCATGGTGACCTGAACGCATATTCAAAAAAGGTAATATTAAGATTTTAGCCATGATAGATTTACTCCTTCATTGGGCACAAAGACACTCAAGCATCATTGGATCTAATCGCTCATTCATTTAGCCGTTTAACTTTTTTGAAAAAACGCTTAAATAGGATACGAATGAGGAATAGACTTAACAAAATCACTCCTAAGTAAGGAACCCACTCAGGTTTGATATGAAACGTATTTCCCGCATAATAACCGATTAACACGAATGGGAACACCCACAACCCAGTACCTATGAAAGAAAACAGAAGAAAGGTAGCAAATGGAACGGGTTTGAGCCCGGCGAAGTAAGGATTAATTTGTCGAAGTCCAGGAATGTAGAAACCAAACAAGATTGTTTTTGGAATATTCGTCATATAGTTTTTTTTAAG
This region includes:
- a CDS encoding DedA family protein, with the protein product MSMDQLNYYLDIYSYWIIFFFLFCGIVGIPAPEESLLILVGILSNQHDLHLMPTLVSAFAGSFSGMLFAYLIGRSFMIYVMKYGRFIGLTDKRWVKLKKNYMTNIPKTILFGFYIPGLRQINPYFAGLKPVPFATFLLFSFIGTGLWVFPFVLIGYYAGNTFHIKPEWVPYLGVILLSLFLIRILFKRFFKKVKRLNE